The Candidatus Methylomirabilota bacterium genomic sequence CCCGATATCGACGAGCGTCGCCCAGGCGAGACGGAAGTGGACGCCCTCGATCAGGAGATCGGTCGTAGCGAGCAGCCGGGTCTTGAGCGTCGGCTCCAGCACCGCGGTGTCGTCCCCGATGCCCATGATCACGCCGGTCGCCTCGCCAGGCGCCATGGCGCTCCGGATGAGACGGATCAGCTCCAGCTCCGTCGCCGGGGAAGGATCAGATGGGGTCGCACCTGGCGGGGATGGGCGGGGCAACGAGGAACTTGGAGGTTCGGCGTTGCCCATCAGGCCGCGGCCGCCGTGCGCGGCCGCCCGAGGAAATTGCGCAGGAGCGCCTTGCCCTGGCCCGTCAGGATGGACTCCGGGTGGAACTGGACGCCCTCGACGGGGAGATGGCGATGGCGCAGGCCCATGATCTCGCCGTCCTCGGCTCTCGCGGAGACCTCGAGGACGGGCGGGAGACCCTGGTCGAGCACCACCAGGGAGTGGTAGCGCGTGGCATCGAAGTCCTGCTCGAGCCCCGTGAAGACCCCGCAGCCATCGTGGTGGATGCGGGAGGTCTTGCCGTGCATCTGCTTGCGCGCGCGCGCGACGGTGCCCCCGAACGCCTGGCCGATGGCCTGGTGCCCGAGACAGACGCCGAGAATCGGCGTGGTCGCGTGGAAGCGTCGGATCAGACCGAGCGAGATGCCCGCGCCGTCCGGATTGCCCGGCCCCGGGGAGATGACGATGCGCTCGGGCTTGAGTCGCTCCACCTCGTCGAGCGTGATCTTGTTGTTGCGCGCTACGTGCATGTGGGCACCCAGCTCGCCCATGTACTGCACGAGGTTGTAGGTGAACGAGTCGTAGTTGTCCAGCACGAGAATCATGGATTTACCGGATCCCGGGGGGGAGCGCCGGCTGCCGCTCCTCGGGTTTCGCTCGCCTCGGAACTGGCGGGGCCCAGCCCACCGAAGTTCCTCGGCTCGCCCTGCGCCCCGGGCCCCCCACCAGCTCTCGCAATCTCACCGGGCTTCTCCTTACCGGATCCGGGGGGGAGCGCCAGCTGCCGCTCCTCCCCCGGGCCCCCCCACCAGCTCTTGTAAGCTCACCGGGCTTCTCCTTGCCGGGGTGTCGTGTCTTGCCGCCCGCCGCTCTGCTGTGACATGCGGAGGGCGAGGATCATGCCGCGCGCCTTGGAGCAGGTCTCGAGCCACTCGGTCTTCGGGTCGGAGTCGGCCACGATGCCCGCGCCCACCTGGATGGAGGCGCGGCCCCCGTGGCAGACCACCGTGCGGATGGTGATGCACGAGTCCAGAGTGCCCGCGTAGGAGATGTATCCGACCGCTCCTCCATAGGGGCCGCGGCGCGTGGGCTCGAGCTCCTCGATGATCTCCATGGCGCGGATCTTCGGGGCGCCCGTCAGGGTGCCCGCGGGGAAGCACGCCTCGAGCACGTGGAAGGCATCGCGCCCTTCGTCGAGCTGGCCGCGCACGTGGCTGACCAGGTGCATGACGTGGGAGTAGCGCTCCACCACCATGAACTCGGAGACCTCGACGCTGCCGAGCTTGCTCACCCGCCCCACGTCGTTACGCCCGAGATCCACGAGCATCACGTGCTCGGCGCGCTCCTTGGGATCGGCCGCCATCTCGGCGGCCAGGCGCGCGTCGTCCTCCTCGGTCCGCCCGCGCGGGTGCGTGCCCGCGATGGGCCGCTCCTCGACGCGCCCGTCTTCCAATCGCACCAGGACCTCGGGCGAGGAGCCGACGATGCTCGTCTTGCCCAGGCGCAGGAAGAAGAGATACGGGGAGGGGTTGATGGTCCGGAGGGCACGGTAGACCGTGAAGGGGTCCGCGCGGAGCTCGGTGTCGAGACGACGGGCGACCACGATCTGGTAGGCGTCGCCCGCGGCGATGTACTCCTTCGCCTCGCGCACGCGCTCCATGTAGGTCGGCTCGTCCATGGTCGATGTGAAGCCGTCTTCGGCCATGGCGAGCAAGGGCTCGACCGAGGTGAACGTGAGCGGCGCCGGCGGCCGGGCGGGGCGTCCCAGCTTGGCCATCAGCATGCCGATCTTGACCGCCGCCTCGTCGTAGGCGCGGTCCAGGGCGGCGGGATCGCGCCCGGTGATATGGGCGTTGGCGATGAGGAGCAGTCGATGGCGCAGGTTGTCGAAGACGAGCAGGCTGTCCGTGAACATGAACACGGCGTCCGGGAGCTTGAGGTCGTCCTTGGCCCGGCGCGGCAGCTCCTCGACGT encodes the following:
- a CDS encoding aminodeoxychorismate/anthranilate synthase component II; its protein translation is MILVLDNYDSFTYNLVQYMGELGAHMHVARNNKITLDEVERLKPERIVISPGPGNPDGAGISLGLIRRFHATTPILGVCLGHQAIGQAFGGTVARARKQMHGKTSRIHHDGCGVFTGLEQDFDATRYHSLVVLDQGLPPVLEVSARAEDGEIMGLRHRHLPVEGVQFHPESILTGQGKALLRNFLGRPRTAAAA
- the trpE gene encoding anthranilate synthase component I produces the protein MTTVGHALPPLSPSREEFRRLAAGGNLVPVYAEVAADLDTPLSAFLRLRPGPYAFLLESVEGGEKWARYSFLGSEPSMVFTAKGNRLSVRHADGRVETIKARSPFEALRGLLARYQPVTVPGLPRFQGGAVGYISYDMVRHVEELPRRAKDDLKLPDAVFMFTDSLLVFDNLRHRLLLIANAHITGRDPAALDRAYDEAAVKIGMLMAKLGRPARPPAPLTFTSVEPLLAMAEDGFTSTMDEPTYMERVREAKEYIAAGDAYQIVVARRLDTELRADPFTVYRALRTINPSPYLFFLRLGKTSIVGSSPEVLVRLEDGRVEERPIAGTHPRGRTEEDDARLAAEMAADPKERAEHVMLVDLGRNDVGRVSKLGSVEVSEFMVVERYSHVMHLVSHVRGQLDEGRDAFHVLEACFPAGTLTGAPKIRAMEIIEELEPTRRGPYGGAVGYISYAGTLDSCITIRTVVCHGGRASIQVGAGIVADSDPKTEWLETCSKARGMILALRMSQQSGGRQDTTPRQGEAR